In the Acidobacteriota bacterium genome, GATGTGGCCTGCGGCACTGGCAATTTGTCCGTGCCAGCGGCGAAGGCGGGCGCAATCGTGACCGGTGTGGACATTGCACCGAATCTGCTGGCAACGGCACGCCGTCGAGCGCAAGCCAAGGGCGTGGTCATTCAATTTGACGAAGGCGACGCCGAAGCCTTGCCGTATGCCGACGCCGGATTTGATGAGGTCGTGACAATGTTCGGCGCGATGTTCGCTCCGCAACCTGGGTTGGTCGCGGCGGAATTGGCGCGTGTTTGCCGATCCGGCGGACGCCTGGCGATGGCGAATTGGACGCCGACAGGCTTCGTCGGGCAAATGTTCAAAGTCACGGGCAAGCACGTTCCGCCACCTCCGATGTCTTCGCCGTTGTTGTGGGGAGACGAAGCGACCCTGCGCGAACGGCTTGGCGCGACCTTTTCAAACATTCAGCTCACCTCGCTTCCAATCGTGTTCGATTTTCCATTTGCCGCCCCCGAGGTCGTGGAATTCTGGCGCGTGTATTACGGCCCAACTAACCGTGCGTTCGAAGCGCTCAAGGACGATCCCGCCAAACAGGCGGCTTTGAGGAAGGATCTGGAGCAGTTGTGGTCAGAACATAACCAGACGACGGACGGTACGACGCGCGTCGAAACGGAATATCTGGCCATTGTCGCCACACGAAACTAACAGTCGGAGCAAGCGCATTCAGCCGTTTCCGACAAACACCGAAACCACATGATGTCGCGCACTTTTTGGAGTGCGGTATCTCTGAGACCGTTTTGGTCGTCCATTGAAGGGACGACCAAAGCGACGCCGGAGCCGTCGCACTCCAAATCTCCCGGCATCAACAAACCACCCATTCAAACAAGGAGTTCATTTATGCGCATCATGAAAATCAAGCGCGTCATCGCGCTCGTCGTTTTGCTGGCCGCCGCCGGATTGACCGGACTCGGTTATGTCAACAATCAACCTACGCAAGAATCCATCGCCTTCGCCCAAACAACGAGCGATTTGATGCTCAACGAATTGAAGGCGGCGCTTTTCCAGGAATTCAACGAAACCACGCGAGAAAACACCGAGCACGGCAAACAAGCCATCTCGCTGATCTTCAACGACGCCAACCGCGATATGCGATTGATCGGCAACTTCGCGCCGTTGCAAGGCGGGTATAACGATCTGCCGGCAGATTCCTTCGAACGACGCGCATTGAACAGCGCAATGCAGGGCGAAAACATCACCTCCGTCGAACGCGCAGACGGCCGCTGGTATTACCGCAGCTCACTGGCGCTCAGCAATACGTTTCATACGGCGTGCGTACTGTGTCATACGAACTTCACCCCGCAGTTCTTTCAGCAAACGAACAACCCCGGACAGTGGGTTGGCGCGCTGACATTGCGCGTGCCGATCAGAGGCGAAAACTGAGATCAACGATTGGGGTGTGGTTCAGTGAAGTGAGTTTGTAATCCCGGCTTTAGCCCAATGACGTTAAGTTAAGCCTGAAAAGCCCTGAAAGGGCGTGATTTAATAACCAGTGGCAACGCCACTGGTGACGTACCGTAAAATTTCCCAAGCCCTGAAAGGGCGTAATTGGGGAGATTATTGCGCCCTTTCAGGGCAATGGCATTGAATTCAGGTTCAGAGTTCACGCTTCAGCGTGTAGAAACTTTGTCACCACGCTGAAGCGTGAACTCTGAACATCACCGTGTATTGCTTAATTCAATGCCATTGCCCTTTCAGGGCTTTAAGCCGTAGTTGCTTAACTTAATGCCATTGGGCTTTAGCCGGAAGGTCTGGGCTACCAAATTCCCGCCTGACGGCGGGAAAACCAACTCTCCCAGTTGATGCGCTACCAAGCCGGGTCCCGGGAAGCAAACGGCGGTGCGCTTCAGTTTGCAGCCCATCGAATCGCTCAACACCCGGCAAATCCATGACAAGCAAAAGTTCGCTTCAATCCACATGTTGGTGGGCCAATCGTGGTGTGTCTTTTGCTGGCAAGGGAGAAACGTGCCATCGGCTGGGTTCTTCGCGGAGAAAGTATGGAAATCGAAGCCTTGAGGACCATGAACGAAAACCTGATTCCCAATCTGATGTTGATGATGGAAATCGTCGCCTTGATTGCAGGCTTGTACGCATTTATTGGGTCGGTCATTTACCTGACTGGAATCGCATTGCTTTGTTACGGGGAACTGCGGCAATCATCGCATCGCCGGAAAAAAGTTCCGCCGAATCCGGGTGAACCTGACCGACCTCGACGGTTGCCGGTTGTCGCTCCATCGAGGAGCGAACCTGGCGGCACATTGTCCGGCAGTCTGCCCCGACGCGAACTGAGCAGAAGAGGTGGCGCTTAAAGCGCAAGCGAACATCATCGAAAAGACATATCGAAGGAAAACACGGTCGCGCAATGAACGCGGCACGGCAGGAAAAGGAGAACATTTTGAGCTTACAGAGAATTTTACTGGTTGCCAGATGCGCGGCCCTGGTTGCGCTGTGCGTCGTCGGCGCGAAGTTAATGCCAACACGTTCGATTGCGCGAGAAAGCCAGCCCGGCACCTTGCACGGTACGGCGGCGCTCGAACAATTGAAACAAACGGGGCAGTACGAATCTTTGCAAGCGGCGATGAGCGCCGCGCGCCTGGAAGTTCGTCGTGCCGCCCGGACGCCGCTCGGTCGTGCTGCGTGGCACGCGCCGAATGAGGCGGCGGGTTACAGCGCTTATGTCACCGAAACGGGTGTCAGTCTCGCCGTCAAAGAGGCCAACGACGATCAAGCCTTGCTCAACCTCAGCCTGCACAGCATCGGCCGCGGCAACGAGATGCACACGGTCGGGCCTGGTGTAGTGAGCGGCGACAAACAAACCATCACCATCGAGCGCGAAGACGTGCGCGAATGGTTCATCAACAGCGCAGAAGGGCTGGAACAGGGCTTCACGCTCAGCCAGCGGCCAGCAGGCGGTCAGGCCGCCGCAGCGTTGCGACTGGCTTTACGGGTCGGTACGGGCTGGCGCGCCGTGGCTGATGATGACGGACAGCGCATCAGCTTGCGCGGCGCGGGCGACGAAATCATCGAATACGGCAAGCTGATCGTGCGTGACAGCGCGGGAAGCAACATCCCTGCGCGGTTGGCGGTTGCTGACGCCCAAATCGTCATCGAAGCCGAAGATGGCGAGGCGACGTATCCGTTGACGATTGATCCGTTGTTTACACAGCAACAACGTTTACTGGCGGATGATGGACAGGCATACGATCTGTTTGGTTACACGGTGGCGTTGGACGGCAACACGGCGTTGGTGGGCGCACCGTATGACGAAGTGACGCATACGGATCAAGGTTCAGTTTATGTCTTCGTGCGCACTGATACGGGCTGGACGTTGCAACAAAAGCTGTTCGCCCAGGACGGTGAGCCTGGCGATAAGTTCGGCTCGGCGGTGGCGATCAGCGGAAATACGGCGCTCATCGGTGCGCCGGAAGATGACGAAGGAACCAACCTGGAATTTGGCTCGGCGTATGTGTTCGTGCGCAGCGGCACAGTTTGGACTCAACAGCAGAAACTGAGCCCGAACGGTGGATTGGCCGGCGCGCTCTTTGGCTCAGCGGTAGCGTTGGACGGCAATACGGCGCTTGTTGGCGCGTATCTGCAAACCATCACGCCTTCGTTTTTCACAAGCGGCGCGGCTTATGTCTTTGTGCGGAATGGAACGACGTGGACGCAACAGCAACGATTGCTTTCCAACGATTTTCAAGACGGAGACTTCTTCGGCTTCGGCGTGGCGCTGGATGGGGACACGGCTTTGGTGGGCGCGCCCAATCACTCGGTCTCGATTGGCGGACAAGGCGCAGCGTATATCTTCACGCGCAGCGGCACGGTCTGGACACAGCAACCACGACTCACTGCCGCTCAGCCTACGGCTGGTGACCAGTTCGGCTTTGCCGTGGCGCTCAGCGGCGACAAGGCCGTGATCGGTGCTCACTGGCGAGAGTTGGTTGGGAGTACGCCAACCGATAGCGGTATGGTGATCAGCTTCAAACATAGTGCGACGGGGTGGGCGCAAACCAGTCAATTTACCTGTCCCAATCCCAAAGCAAGTGCGCACTTTGGCACTTCGCTGGCGCTGGAAGGGGACACCCTGGTTGTTGGCGCGTCGCTCGGGTTGAACGAGTCGGGTGCAGACCAGCGTTCGGCATACGTGTTTGTGGATGCCGGGGAATGGGTTTTCGTCCGGCAATTCGGCCCGGAAACGGGGACGGCGCACAACAGCCCGGATGATCGCTTTGGGTTTGCAGTGGCGCTGGACGGCGGCACGGTGCTGGTGGGCGCGTATCGCAGCGATGCCGCCACGACGGATCAAGGCGCAGCTTATATCTTCGAACTGCACGATGGCCAGCATATCGCCCAGCCGAAGCTGACAGCCTTTGACGCGGCCTCGAATGATAATTTCGGATGGTCGGTTGCCGTGAGTGGTAACACCGTGGCCATCGGCTCGCCGAACGACGACGTGGGCGCAAATGGAGATCAAGGATCGGTCTATGTCTTCACACGCGACGATACGGGATGGGCGTTCCAACAGAAGCTCACGGCCAGCGACGGCGCGTCGGGCGACCATCTCGGTTGGTCCATGGCGCTTGAAGGCGACCGGCTGGTGGCAGGGGCGTATGGCGCAT is a window encoding:
- a CDS encoding methyltransferase domain-containing protein — its product is MNAATTSTSELASLKAKLKTTWMAGDFDKIAQVIAAGGEDFIARLQINPGTRVLDVACGTGNLSVPAAKAGAIVTGVDIAPNLLATARRRAQAKGVVIQFDEGDAEALPYADAGFDEVVTMFGAMFAPQPGLVAAELARVCRSGGRLAMANWTPTGFVGQMFKVTGKHVPPPPMSSPLLWGDEATLRERLGATFSNIQLTSLPIVFDFPFAAPEVVEFWRVYYGPTNRAFEALKDDPAKQAALRKDLEQLWSEHNQTTDGTTRVETEYLAIVATRN